Proteins from a genomic interval of Verrucomicrobium sp.:
- the aroF gene encoding 3-deoxy-7-phosphoheptulonate synthase yields MIVVLKPELPQEAIAAVVAEVEKLGYEARVIQGRCQTIVAALGDERKGHSLETLTALPQVENVLRVQKRYKLVSREAHPADTVVVSRGVRIGGGEKFCVMAGPCSVESREQLFTTARAVKERGAVFLRGGAFKPRTSPYEFQGLGEEGLKMLAAARDEFDLGVITEVLAEKDVELVARYADILQIGARNAQNFALLTAAAKTGLPILLKRGLSMRIEEWLLAAEYVLAAGNPNVILCERGIRTFETYTRNTLDLSTIPIVKKESHLPIIIDPSQGCGRADLVVELCKGAAALGADGLLIEVHPNPAEAWSDGQQQVDPEHFGRLMEALPPFARAAGRP; encoded by the coding sequence ATGATCGTCGTCCTCAAGCCGGAACTGCCCCAGGAAGCCATCGCCGCCGTCGTGGCGGAAGTCGAGAAACTGGGCTACGAGGCCCGGGTCATCCAAGGGCGCTGCCAAACCATCGTCGCCGCCCTGGGCGACGAGCGGAAGGGCCATTCCCTGGAGACCCTCACCGCCCTGCCGCAGGTGGAAAACGTCCTGCGCGTCCAGAAGCGCTACAAGCTCGTCAGCCGGGAAGCCCATCCGGCGGACACCGTCGTCGTCTCCCGCGGCGTCCGCATCGGCGGCGGCGAGAAATTCTGCGTCATGGCCGGTCCTTGTTCCGTGGAGAGCCGGGAGCAGCTCTTCACCACCGCCCGCGCGGTGAAGGAGCGCGGCGCCGTCTTCCTGCGCGGCGGCGCCTTTAAGCCCCGCACCTCCCCCTACGAGTTCCAGGGCCTGGGCGAGGAAGGTCTCAAGATGCTGGCCGCCGCCCGCGACGAGTTCGACCTCGGCGTCATCACGGAGGTTCTCGCGGAAAAGGACGTCGAGCTGGTCGCCCGCTACGCCGACATCCTCCAGATCGGCGCGCGCAACGCGCAGAACTTCGCCCTCCTGACCGCCGCGGCCAAGACCGGCCTGCCCATCCTCCTCAAGCGCGGCCTCTCCATGCGGATCGAGGAATGGCTCCTGGCCGCCGAGTACGTCCTGGCCGCGGGAAACCCCAACGTCATCCTCTGCGAGCGCGGCATCCGCACCTTCGAGACCTACACCCGCAACACCCTCGACCTGAGCACGATCCCCATCGTGAAGAAGGAGTCCCACCTGCCGATCATCATCGACCCCAGCCAGGGCTGCGGCCGGGCCGACCTGGTCGTGGAGCTGTGCAAGGGCGCGGCCGCCCTCGGCGCCGACGGCCTCCTCATCGAGGTCCACCCCAACCCCGCCGAGGCCTGGAGCGACGGCCAGCAGCAGGTCGATCCCGAGCACTTCGGCCGCCTTATGGAGGCGCTGCCGCCCTTCGCCCGCGCCGCGGGCCGCCCCTAA
- a CDS encoding UbiX family flavin prenyltransferase — protein sequence MKLVVAITGASGSLYAQRLLECLAAGPHHVDVVTSLHAEEVAAAETGALSIPAQFQVYQDRTMQVPFVSGSAKYDAMVVIPCSMGTIGRIAHGYSDSTITRAADVFLKEKRPLLLVPREMPWNLLQARNVVSLLEAGATVLPASPSFYGKPETVRDVVDTVVARVLDHLKIDHELGRRWKEPAPKE from the coding sequence ATGAAGCTCGTCGTCGCCATCACCGGGGCCTCCGGCTCCCTCTACGCGCAGCGGCTCCTGGAATGCCTGGCCGCCGGCCCCCACCATGTCGATGTGGTGACGAGCCTACACGCGGAGGAAGTCGCCGCCGCGGAGACCGGCGCCCTTTCCATCCCCGCCCAGTTCCAGGTCTACCAGGACCGGACGATGCAGGTCCCCTTCGTCTCCGGTTCGGCCAAATACGACGCCATGGTTGTCATCCCCTGCTCCATGGGGACGATCGGCCGGATCGCCCACGGCTACTCGGACAGCACGATCACCCGCGCGGCCGATGTTTTTCTTAAAGAAAAGCGCCCGCTCCTCCTGGTCCCCCGGGAGATGCCGTGGAACCTCCTCCAGGCGCGGAACGTGGTCAGCCTCCTGGAGGCCGGGGCCACCGTGCTGCCCGCCTCCCCCTCTTTCTACGGCAAGCCGGAGACGGTGCGCGACGTGGTCGACACCGTCGTCGCCCGCGTGCTGGACCATCTCAAGATCGACCACGAACTGGGCCGCCGCTGGAAGGAGCCCGCCCCGAAGGAATAA
- a CDS encoding sigma-54 dependent transcriptional regulator — protein sequence MSKKAASSPETPAAAPAPAVPSVILVIDDEKDVHYSFERLLASDTVTVLSAESGDEGLKILKQRPADVVVMDIRMGAQNGLDTLKQIRQISTQQVVVMMTAYGTSQTAIEAMKLGAYDYILKPFDIPQLKELLGRALEAARAIKTDNAPIQPKPSPMDTHPIVGNAAAMQRVYKTIGQVAPTNATVLITGESGTGKEVVARSIFQNSPRNNRLFIPINCVAIPENLLESELFGHERGAFTGAMAQRIGKFELGDGGTIFLDEIGDMPVGTQTKLLRVLQEGEFNRLGNNEPIKTDVRIIAATNKNLAEAVKNKEFREDLYYRLNVVNLHLPRLAERPSDIPLLVNFFLHKHRQKHAGGPVHVTPEAMECLQAYSWPGNVRELENVIQRAMVFANASSIQVVHLPEWVAAAGNRVAVTTTADPAELFEPVMSQFLALARRDDRLSLSRFEQELARRALVESRGDEEAAAELLGLSAAEFKKLSGKPAKK from the coding sequence ATGAGTAAAAAGGCCGCCTCCTCTCCCGAAACGCCCGCCGCCGCCCCCGCGCCGGCGGTTCCCTCCGTCATCCTGGTGATCGACGACGAGAAGGACGTCCACTATTCCTTCGAGCGCCTTCTGGCTTCCGACACGGTCACCGTCCTCAGCGCCGAGTCGGGCGACGAGGGGCTGAAGATCCTCAAGCAGCGCCCCGCCGACGTCGTCGTCATGGACATCCGCATGGGCGCCCAGAACGGCCTGGACACCCTCAAGCAGATCCGCCAGATCAGCACCCAGCAGGTCGTCGTCATGATGACCGCCTACGGCACTTCCCAGACCGCCATCGAGGCGATGAAGCTGGGCGCCTACGATTACATCCTCAAGCCCTTCGACATCCCGCAGCTCAAGGAACTCCTGGGCCGCGCGCTGGAAGCCGCCCGCGCCATCAAGACGGATAACGCCCCCATCCAGCCGAAGCCCTCGCCGATGGACACCCACCCCATCGTGGGCAACGCGGCGGCCATGCAGCGCGTCTACAAGACCATCGGCCAGGTGGCCCCCACCAACGCCACCGTCCTCATCACGGGCGAAAGCGGCACGGGCAAGGAAGTCGTGGCCCGCTCCATCTTCCAGAACAGCCCGCGCAACAACCGGCTCTTCATTCCCATCAACTGCGTCGCCATCCCGGAGAACCTCCTGGAGAGCGAGCTTTTCGGCCATGAGCGCGGCGCCTTCACCGGCGCGATGGCCCAGCGCATCGGCAAGTTCGAGCTGGGCGACGGCGGCACCATCTTCCTGGACGAAATCGGCGACATGCCCGTGGGCACCCAGACGAAGCTGCTGCGCGTCCTCCAGGAGGGCGAGTTCAACCGCCTGGGCAACAACGAGCCGATCAAGACCGACGTCCGCATCATCGCCGCCACGAACAAGAACCTGGCGGAGGCGGTGAAAAACAAGGAATTCCGCGAGGACCTTTACTACCGCCTCAACGTGGTGAACCTCCACCTGCCCCGGCTGGCGGAGCGCCCCAGCGACATCCCGCTCCTGGTGAACTTCTTCCTGCACAAGCACCGGCAGAAGCACGCGGGCGGCCCCGTCCACGTCACCCCGGAGGCCATGGAATGCCTCCAGGCCTACTCCTGGCCGGGCAACGTCCGCGAGCTGGAGAACGTCATCCAGCGCGCCATGGTCTTCGCCAACGCCTCCTCCATCCAGGTCGTCCACCTGCCGGAGTGGGTCGCCGCCGCGGGCAACCGCGTCGCCGTCACCACCACGGCCGACCCGGCCGAGCTGTTCGAGCCCGTCATGTCCCAGTTCCTGGCCCTGGCCCGGCGCGACGACCGCCTGTCCCTCTCCCGCTTCGAGCAAGAGCTGGCCCGCCGAGCGCTGGTCGAGTCCCGCGGGGACGAGGAAGCCGCCGCCGAGCTGCTGGGCCTTTCCGCCGCCGAGTTCAAGAAGCTCTCCGGCAAGCCCGCCAAAAAGTAG
- a CDS encoding polyphosphate kinase 2 family protein: protein MKPVPPEIAALARRFRVVSGAGFRLKDRDPACHGDVKKEAGHLLLKESVSLLSSMQERLYAQDRAALLLIFQAMDAAGKDGTIKHVMSGVNPQGCQVTSFKAPNPAELAHDYLWRTTLALPERGRIGIFNRSYYEEVLIARVHPKLLENEKLPARLVTPRIWKERLEDIAAHERHLARNGTVILKFFLHLSKKEQKKRFLSRLEEPEKNWKFSAADLSERGYWDAYQKAYEEAIRATAAPHAPWFVIPADHKWFARLAVAAAVIEAMRGLNLHFPEVTSAQRRELAKARNALGER, encoded by the coding sequence ATGAAGCCGGTCCCGCCGGAAATCGCCGCGCTGGCCCGCCGTTTCCGCGTGGTCTCCGGCGCGGGCTTCCGGCTGAAGGACCGCGACCCGGCCTGCCACGGGGACGTCAAAAAAGAGGCCGGCCACCTTCTTCTCAAGGAGAGCGTCTCCCTCCTGTCCTCCATGCAGGAGCGGCTCTACGCGCAGGACCGCGCCGCCCTCCTCCTCATCTTCCAGGCCATGGACGCGGCGGGGAAGGACGGGACCATCAAGCACGTCATGTCGGGCGTCAACCCGCAGGGCTGCCAGGTCACCTCCTTCAAGGCGCCCAATCCCGCCGAGCTGGCCCACGACTACCTCTGGCGTACCACCCTGGCCCTGCCGGAGCGCGGCCGCATCGGCATCTTCAACCGGAGCTATTACGAGGAAGTCCTCATCGCCCGCGTCCACCCGAAGCTTTTGGAAAACGAAAAGCTGCCGGCGCGCCTGGTCACCCCCCGCATCTGGAAGGAGCGCCTGGAGGACATCGCCGCCCATGAGCGCCACCTGGCCCGGAACGGCACCGTGATCCTTAAATTTTTCCTCCACCTCTCCAAGAAAGAGCAGAAGAAGCGCTTCCTCTCCCGCCTTGAGGAGCCGGAGAAGAACTGGAAATTCTCCGCCGCCGACCTGAGCGAGCGCGGCTACTGGGATGCCTACCAGAAGGCCTATGAGGAGGCGATCCGCGCCACCGCCGCGCCGCACGCCCCTTGGTTCGTCATTCCGGCCGACCACAAATGGTTCGCCCGGCTGGCCGTCGCCGCCGCCGTCATCGAGGCGATGCGCGGTCTCAACCTCCATTTTCCGGAAGTCACTTCCGCCCAGCGGCGGGAACTTGCCAAGGCGCGTAACGCGTTGGGAGAGCGGTAG
- the ftsA gene encoding cell division protein FtsA, whose amino-acid sequence MFWKKDRNIVVALEVGSSKVVAAVAELREDGSLVILGVGESQSHQVRKCEIIDFEIAQKCVHDAINDAEEKTDVTINEVYLAISGAHIRSANAQLTTYIATEGHEIMPEHLEELASMARQQPLHSGYALIHDLIQHYRLDDGSVTENPVGLSSKRLQAEYHLVSGINTRLQTTIRCVRELSVDVRNYALSIYATAQAVLTPEEKQEGAVVINCGAGVTDYLVYQNGSVVHSGVLGVGGDHLTNDLVAGLKLPFVKAEQLKREHGSVHEESMDGDLGGSVVIPGSYSFEERAVRRQAVLTIMQARQAELLQIIRDDLEAQPFWPDFAGSIHFTGGAAQVRGLIELASEIFSCPVNLAGGCPLEGDQGYASRPELSTVLGLLHYARVVEEEIPSPGAWGRMRQKVGKALAALGLF is encoded by the coding sequence ATGTTCTGGAAAAAAGATCGCAACATCGTCGTCGCCCTGGAGGTGGGCAGCAGCAAGGTGGTCGCCGCCGTGGCGGAACTCCGGGAGGACGGCTCCCTGGTCATCCTGGGCGTGGGCGAGAGCCAGTCCCACCAGGTGCGGAAGTGTGAGATTATCGATTTCGAGATCGCCCAGAAATGCGTGCACGACGCGATCAACGACGCGGAAGAGAAGACCGACGTCACCATCAACGAGGTCTACCTGGCCATTTCTGGCGCCCACATCCGCTCCGCCAACGCGCAGCTGACCACCTACATCGCCACCGAGGGGCACGAGATCATGCCCGAGCACTTGGAGGAGCTGGCCTCCATGGCCCGCCAGCAGCCCCTGCACAGCGGTTACGCCCTCATCCACGACCTCATCCAGCACTACCGCCTGGACGACGGTTCCGTGACGGAAAACCCCGTCGGCCTCTCCTCCAAGCGGCTGCAGGCGGAATACCACCTGGTCTCCGGGATCAACACCCGCCTCCAAACCACCATCCGCTGCGTGCGGGAACTCTCCGTCGACGTGCGCAACTACGCCCTGAGCATCTACGCCACCGCCCAGGCCGTCCTCACCCCGGAAGAGAAGCAGGAAGGCGCCGTCGTCATCAACTGCGGCGCGGGCGTCACCGACTACCTCGTCTACCAAAACGGCTCCGTCGTCCACAGCGGCGTCCTGGGCGTGGGCGGCGACCACCTGACCAACGACCTCGTCGCCGGCCTCAAGCTGCCCTTCGTCAAGGCGGAGCAGCTCAAGCGCGAACACGGCTCCGTCCACGAGGAATCGATGGACGGCGACCTGGGCGGCAGCGTCGTCATCCCCGGCAGCTACAGCTTCGAGGAGCGCGCCGTCCGCCGCCAGGCCGTCCTCACCATCATGCAGGCCCGCCAGGCGGAGCTGCTCCAGATCATCCGGGACGACTTGGAGGCCCAGCCCTTCTGGCCCGACTTCGCCGGCTCCATCCACTTCACCGGCGGGGCGGCCCAGGTGCGCGGCCTCATCGAGCTGGCCTCGGAGATCTTCTCCTGCCCCGTGAACCTCGCCGGCGGCTGCCCGCTGGAAGGGGACCAGGGCTACGCCTCCCGGCCGGAACTTTCCACCGTCCTGGGCCTGCTCCACTACGCCCGCGTCGTGGAGGAGGAAATCCCGTCCCCCGGCGCGTGGGGCCGCATGCGCCAGAAAGTCGGCAAGGCCCTGGCCGCCCTCGGCCTCTTCTAA
- the ftsH gene encoding ATP-dependent zinc metalloprotease FtsH, which yields MPPTPSPRRRPARRRRPVNQEDPENRPPQPESGWKGMGLLILVMAAIGIFFYISSASGLRTSQMDELTMPKFKNAVREHRVENVTFYREATGQTYLEGRYKHAKSATDATVVASGYHTNVDLEWEKNLSQFLAENGFQDVETRTVNSYWSQTLVSFLPFLLFVVLIYFVFRQQLRMAGKSAFSFGKSRARMLSRDRNRIMFKDVAGVEEAKEEVQEIVEFLKDPKRFQKLGGRIPKGVLMVGPPGTGKTMLAKAIAGEADVPFFSISGSDFVEMFVGVGASRVRDMFEQGKKHAPCIIFIDEIDAVGRSRGTGMGGGHDEREQTLNALLVEMDGIESQEGIIMVAATNRKDVLDPALLRPGRFDREVRVNLPDIKGREQILSVHVQKVKIDPKADLHSLARGTPGFSGAELANLINEAALIAAKSNKEFITQPDLEEARDKVRWGRERRSLAMSEEEKKVTAYHEAGHAILNILLEHTDPLHKVTIIPRGPALGVTMMLPEKDKYSTRKHELIDDLCVLMGGRVAEEIFLGDITSGAAGDIHMATWNARKMVCEWGMSEKLGMVRYGDDSNMVFLGRELGHSRGYSESTAQEIDQEVLHFINSAYNKAKDLILKHRTEIEALAAALLEYETLDGAQVEEIIRTGKMTNPPPKNIEPPVLPTPSETLPPNPKPADDKDDGGMLPGLQGAPAGA from the coding sequence ATGCCTCCTACTCCCTCTCCCCGCCGCCGCCCCGCGCGCCGCCGCCGTCCCGTGAACCAGGAAGATCCGGAAAACCGGCCGCCGCAGCCGGAATCCGGCTGGAAGGGCATGGGCCTCCTCATCCTGGTGATGGCGGCCATCGGCATCTTTTTCTACATCAGCAGCGCCAGCGGCCTCCGCACCTCCCAGATGGACGAGCTGACGATGCCCAAGTTCAAGAATGCCGTCCGCGAGCACCGGGTGGAGAACGTCACCTTCTACCGGGAGGCCACCGGCCAGACCTACCTGGAAGGCCGCTACAAGCACGCGAAGAGCGCCACCGACGCGACCGTGGTCGCCAGCGGCTACCACACCAATGTCGACCTGGAATGGGAAAAGAACCTCAGCCAGTTCCTGGCGGAAAACGGCTTCCAAGACGTGGAGACCCGCACGGTGAACAGCTACTGGAGCCAGACCCTCGTCAGCTTCCTGCCGTTCCTCCTCTTCGTCGTTCTGATCTACTTCGTCTTCCGCCAGCAGCTGCGCATGGCGGGCAAGTCGGCCTTCAGCTTCGGCAAGAGCCGCGCCCGCATGCTCTCCCGCGACCGCAACCGCATCATGTTCAAGGACGTGGCGGGGGTGGAGGAGGCCAAGGAAGAGGTGCAGGAAATCGTCGAGTTCCTCAAGGACCCCAAGCGCTTCCAGAAACTCGGCGGCCGCATCCCGAAAGGCGTCCTCATGGTCGGCCCTCCGGGAACGGGCAAGACCATGCTGGCCAAGGCCATCGCGGGCGAGGCCGACGTCCCCTTCTTCAGCATCAGCGGCTCCGACTTCGTGGAAATGTTCGTCGGCGTCGGCGCCAGCCGCGTGCGCGACATGTTCGAGCAGGGCAAGAAGCACGCCCCCTGCATCATCTTCATCGACGAAATCGACGCCGTGGGCCGCAGCCGCGGCACCGGCATGGGCGGCGGCCATGACGAGCGGGAGCAGACCCTCAACGCCCTCCTGGTGGAGATGGACGGCATCGAGTCCCAGGAAGGCATCATCATGGTGGCGGCGACGAACCGGAAGGACGTCCTGGACCCGGCGCTGCTGCGGCCCGGCCGCTTCGACCGCGAGGTGCGCGTGAACCTGCCGGACATCAAGGGCCGGGAGCAGATCCTCAGCGTCCACGTGCAGAAGGTGAAGATCGACCCCAAGGCCGACCTCCACTCCCTGGCCCGCGGCACCCCCGGCTTCTCCGGCGCGGAACTGGCCAACCTCATCAACGAGGCGGCCCTCATCGCGGCCAAGAGCAACAAAGAATTCATCACCCAGCCCGACCTGGAAGAGGCGCGCGACAAGGTGCGCTGGGGCCGCGAGCGCCGCAGCCTGGCCATGAGCGAGGAGGAGAAGAAGGTGACCGCCTACCACGAGGCCGGCCACGCCATCCTGAACATCCTTCTGGAGCACACCGATCCCCTGCACAAGGTGACCATCATCCCGCGCGGCCCCGCGCTGGGCGTCACCATGATGCTGCCGGAAAAGGACAAATACAGCACCCGCAAGCACGAGCTGATCGACGATCTCTGCGTCCTCATGGGCGGCCGCGTGGCGGAAGAGATCTTCCTGGGGGACATCACCAGCGGCGCCGCCGGGGACATCCACATGGCCACCTGGAACGCCCGCAAGATGGTCTGCGAATGGGGCATGAGCGAGAAGCTGGGCATGGTCCGCTACGGGGACGACTCCAACATGGTCTTCCTGGGCCGCGAGCTGGGCCACTCCCGCGGCTACAGCGAGAGCACCGCGCAGGAAATCGACCAGGAGGTCCTCCACTTCATCAACAGCGCCTACAACAAGGCCAAGGACCTCATCCTCAAGCACCGCACGGAGATCGAGGCGCTGGCCGCCGCGCTCCTGGAATACGAAACGCTGGACGGCGCCCAGGTGGAGGAAATCATCCGCACGGGCAAGATGACCAACCCGCCGCCGAAGAATATCGAGCCGCCGGTCCTTCCCACCCCGTCCGAGACGCTGCCTCCCAACCCGAAGCCCGCCGACGACAAGGACGACGGCGGCATGCTGCCCGGCCTGCAGGGCGCGCCCGCCGGGGCGTAG
- a CDS encoding FtsQ-type POTRA domain-containing protein encodes MSVRRRINRPRTSQAHILFATTGKRPSRQTLAKYGVAVLLLGLSLTAVGLGTHYVVEGFLRRALYENPHYALRQIVVDAKGGAQRKQVVQATRLQIGQNLMAVDLKEVEQNVDNLPYIAQARVQRILPDTIRVEVTERQPLARIVSQRTDLNMREVFYLDRDGVAVKPQANESLRGLPEIVGGPFVDVESGQRFDQPEVQAALGVLKQLELTPLRADFDVAWLDLSHPLAVSLMTRDGAQILFRLDNLSQQMERLQQIIRFAQARQRRVALVDLTPDRNVPVRFRN; translated from the coding sequence ATGTCCGTCCGCCGCCGCATCAACCGCCCCCGCACCTCGCAGGCCCACATCCTCTTTGCCACGACGGGCAAGCGCCCCTCGCGCCAAACGCTGGCCAAGTACGGCGTGGCCGTCCTCCTCCTGGGCCTGAGCCTCACCGCCGTCGGCCTGGGCACCCACTACGTGGTGGAGGGCTTCCTGCGCCGCGCCCTCTACGAGAATCCCCACTACGCCCTGCGCCAGATCGTCGTCGACGCAAAGGGCGGCGCGCAGCGCAAGCAGGTCGTGCAGGCCACGCGCCTCCAGATCGGCCAAAACCTGATGGCCGTCGACCTGAAGGAAGTGGAGCAGAACGTCGACAACCTCCCCTACATCGCCCAGGCCCGCGTGCAGCGCATCCTGCCGGACACCATCCGCGTGGAGGTCACGGAGCGCCAGCCCCTGGCCCGCATCGTCTCCCAGCGTACCGACCTGAACATGCGGGAAGTCTTCTACCTGGACCGGGACGGCGTGGCCGTGAAGCCCCAGGCCAACGAGTCCCTGCGCGGCCTGCCGGAAATCGTCGGCGGCCCCTTCGTCGACGTGGAATCCGGCCAGCGCTTCGACCAGCCGGAAGTCCAGGCCGCCTTGGGCGTCCTCAAGCAGCTGGAGCTGACCCCCTTGCGGGCCGACTTCGACGTCGCCTGGCTCGACCTCTCCCACCCGCTGGCCGTCTCCCTCATGACGCGGGACGGCGCGCAGATCCTCTTCCGCCTGGACAACTTGTCCCAGCAGATGGAACGGCTCCAGCAGATCATCCGCTTCGCCCAGGCGCGGCAGCGGCGCGTGGCGCTGGTCGACCTGACGCCCGACCGCAACGTCCCCGTCCGTTTCCGCAACTAA
- the ubiA gene encoding putative 4-hydroxybenzoate polyprenyltransferase, whose amino-acid sequence MLKKIRPALKFIKFSHTVFALPFALISMLTAARGLPGGRVLALILVCMVGARTAAMAFNRIVDWEFDKKNPRTAYRHQLLSRRDALLLCGANLGIFLIAAAAINKLCLFLAPLAILLILGYSLTKRFTSFSHAFLGLALAAAPMGAWAAVRGELWSPAPWLLAAGVLCWVFGFDLIYATMDAEFDRAHGLHSFPARFGIGAAIRLAAGLQTIAWLCFLFFGVLGGLGKVYLAGLVLVAFALGAELWLCRTSDMKRINWAFFQANAIVSVVLLASAALEFWV is encoded by the coding sequence ATGCTCAAAAAAATCCGCCCCGCCCTCAAGTTCATCAAATTCAGCCACACCGTCTTCGCCCTCCCCTTTGCCCTCATCTCCATGCTGACGGCGGCGCGCGGGCTGCCCGGCGGGCGCGTCCTGGCGCTCATCCTGGTCTGCATGGTCGGCGCGCGCACGGCGGCGATGGCCTTTAACCGGATCGTGGACTGGGAGTTCGACAAGAAAAACCCCCGCACCGCCTACCGCCACCAGCTCCTCTCCCGGCGGGACGCCCTCCTCCTCTGCGGGGCCAACCTGGGGATCTTCCTCATCGCCGCGGCGGCGATCAATAAGCTCTGCCTGTTCCTGGCGCCGCTGGCCATCCTGCTCATCCTGGGCTACTCGCTGACGAAGCGCTTCACCTCCTTCAGCCACGCCTTCCTGGGGCTGGCGCTGGCCGCCGCGCCGATGGGCGCGTGGGCCGCCGTGCGCGGGGAGCTCTGGTCCCCCGCGCCGTGGCTCCTGGCCGCCGGGGTGCTGTGCTGGGTCTTCGGCTTCGATTTGATCTACGCGACGATGGACGCCGAGTTCGACCGCGCGCACGGCCTTCACTCCTTCCCCGCGCGCTTCGGCATCGGGGCGGCCATCCGGCTGGCCGCCGGGCTGCAGACGATCGCCTGGCTTTGCTTTCTATTCTTCGGCGTCCTGGGCGGGCTGGGGAAGGTCTACCTGGCGGGGCTGGTCCTGGTCGCCTTCGCCCTGGGGGCGGAGCTTTGGCTCTGCCGGACGAGCGACATGAAGCGGATCAACTGGGCCTTCTTCCAGGCCAATGCGATCGTCAGCGTCGTCCTTCTGGCCAGCGCGGCGCTCGAATTCTGGGTTTAG
- the mqnE gene encoding aminofutalosine synthase MqnE → MPLESLFHRAGLGPIAEKVHAGERLSDADALALYACEDLNLVGLLANHVREKKNGNVTSYILNRYLNYSNVCLLSCQFCAFYRRAGQEGAFAYSVEELVEKAKKAQAEGLTEIHSVGGLHPKLPFSYYTDLLRGIREACPGLRLKMFTAVEIRHLAERIAKKPIRETLEILREAGLDSLTGGGAEIFDQGIRDQICRGKETAEEWLEVHRTWHQMGQKSTCTMLYGHIETPAHRVDHLRRLRELQEETGGFTAIVPYAYEPENNKMKPQPRVGGREELRNIAVTRLYLDNFDHITSYWISMTLPLAQIAQSFGADDLHGTIQEELIFHMAGAKTPQEQTVARLERAIREAGRVPAQRDTFYRPVPAVAKELQTC, encoded by the coding sequence ATGCCATTGGAGTCTCTTTTCCACCGCGCGGGCCTGGGCCCCATCGCGGAGAAGGTCCACGCCGGGGAGCGTCTCTCCGACGCCGACGCGCTGGCGCTCTACGCCTGCGAGGACCTGAACCTCGTCGGCCTCCTGGCCAACCACGTCCGGGAAAAGAAGAACGGCAACGTCACCAGCTACATTCTCAACCGCTACCTCAACTACTCCAACGTCTGCCTCCTGAGCTGCCAGTTCTGCGCCTTTTACCGGCGCGCCGGGCAGGAAGGGGCCTTCGCCTACTCCGTCGAGGAGCTGGTGGAGAAGGCCAAGAAGGCCCAGGCCGAGGGGCTCACCGAAATTCACAGCGTCGGCGGCCTCCACCCGAAGCTCCCCTTTTCCTACTACACCGACCTGCTGCGCGGGATCCGGGAGGCTTGCCCCGGGCTGCGGCTGAAGATGTTCACCGCCGTGGAGATCCGCCACCTGGCGGAGCGGATCGCCAAGAAGCCGATCCGGGAAACCCTGGAAATCCTGCGGGAAGCGGGCCTCGACTCCCTCACCGGCGGCGGGGCGGAAATCTTCGACCAAGGGATCCGGGACCAAATTTGCCGGGGAAAGGAAACGGCGGAGGAGTGGCTGGAAGTCCACCGCACCTGGCACCAAATGGGGCAAAAGAGCACCTGCACGATGCTCTACGGCCACATCGAGACCCCGGCCCACCGCGTCGACCACCTGCGCCGCCTCCGGGAGTTGCAGGAGGAGACGGGCGGCTTCACCGCCATCGTCCCCTACGCCTACGAGCCGGAGAACAACAAGATGAAGCCCCAGCCCCGCGTCGGCGGGCGGGAGGAGCTGCGGAACATCGCCGTCACGCGCCTCTACCTGGACAACTTCGACCACATCACCTCCTACTGGATCAGCATGACGCTGCCCCTGGCGCAGATCGCCCAGAGCTTCGGCGCGGACGACCTCCACGGCACCATCCAGGAGGAACTCATTTTCCACATGGCGGGGGCCAAGACCCCGCAGGAACAGACCGTCGCCCGCCTGGAGCGGGCGATCCGGGAAGCCGGGCGCGTTCCGGCGCAACGCGATACGTTCTACCGTCCCGTCCCGGCGGTTGCTAAGGAATTGCAAACGTGCTAG